The Verrucomicrobiota bacterium genome has a window encoding:
- the floA gene encoding flotillin-like protein FloA (flotillin-like protein involved in membrane lipid rafts) codes for MNNLLFLAEIPWGVILTGVLVIAVLVLLYILFSFFNVWLRALLAGASVSIFTLVAMRLRSVDYKLVVDARITASKAGIEISTDELEAHYLAEGNIIHTVQALIAADKASINLNWTRACAIDLATKGTGKSVVEAVRTSINPKVIDCPDPNAGKRSIDGVAKDGIQVKARARVTVRSNLDRYVGSALEETIIARVGEGIVTTIGSADTYKTVLESPDSISKVVLQRGLDVGTAFEILSIDIADVDVGENIGAKLQVAQAEANKNMAQAQAEIRRAAAVALEQEMKAKVQEMQAKLVEAEAQVPMAIADALREGNLGVMDYYRLNNIQADTKMRDTISKDDEDTPQIPGQN; via the coding sequence ATGAATAACCTCCTGTTCCTCGCTGAAATACCTTGGGGCGTGATCCTCACAGGCGTCCTCGTGATCGCCGTTCTCGTTCTCCTGTATATTCTCTTCTCTTTCTTTAACGTGTGGCTTCGAGCTTTGCTCGCAGGTGCCTCCGTAAGCATTTTCACCCTGGTGGCCATGAGGCTACGATCGGTGGATTATAAACTGGTCGTCGACGCCCGCATTACCGCGTCAAAGGCGGGGATTGAGATCAGCACGGATGAGCTGGAAGCTCATTACCTCGCCGAGGGGAACATCATTCATACCGTTCAGGCTCTCATTGCTGCCGATAAAGCATCGATCAATTTGAACTGGACTCGCGCCTGCGCCATCGATCTGGCAACAAAAGGAACTGGGAAATCCGTCGTCGAAGCGGTGCGTACCTCCATCAACCCGAAAGTGATCGACTGCCCCGACCCAAACGCTGGAAAACGCAGTATTGACGGGGTCGCAAAAGACGGCATTCAAGTCAAAGCAAGAGCGCGGGTGACCGTGCGGTCCAATCTTGATCGTTACGTCGGAAGTGCCTTGGAAGAAACGATCATTGCCCGGGTAGGGGAAGGTATCGTGACGACAATCGGTTCTGCAGACACCTACAAGACCGTTCTGGAAAGTCCCGATTCGATTTCCAAGGTCGTCCTTCAGCGCGGATTAGACGTTGGAACGGCATTCGAAATTCTTTCGATCGACATCGCTGACGTTGACGTCGGCGAAAATATCGGTGCGAAGTTGCAGGTCGCCCAAGCCGAGGCAAACAAGAATATGGCCCAGGCTCAGGCCGAAATCCGCCGTGCAGCCGCGGTCGCACTCGAACAGGAGATGAAAGCGAAAGTCCAAGAGATGCAGGCTAAGCTGGTCGAAGCCGAAGCACAGGTCCCGATGGCAATTGCGGACGCTCTCCGTGAGGGCAACCTGGGAGTCATGGACTACTACCGTCTGAACAACATTCAGGCGGACACTAAGATGCGGGATACCATCTCCAAGGATGATGAGGATACACCTCAGATTCCCGGCCAAAACTAG
- a CDS encoding NfeD family protein produces MPEIVGLLLLALVLASLEVLVPGGILGIFAAVALALASYLSYEPLGLAGAVLVFIVGGSAILTAVYFEFKLLGKTRLRKNLILGSAVTGRTESVSATDEVIGIEGVTLTTMAPTGMIRLGEDKFEAYSRSGLLEKGQAIRVVARDNFRLTVEKL; encoded by the coding sequence ATGCCTGAAATCGTAGGCCTCCTTCTTCTGGCGCTGGTGCTAGCCAGCCTTGAAGTTCTTGTTCCCGGTGGCATCCTGGGAATATTCGCCGCTGTAGCGCTGGCCCTTGCCTCTTATCTTTCCTACGAGCCTCTGGGTTTGGCGGGTGCTGTTCTGGTTTTCATCGTAGGCGGTAGCGCGATTCTGACCGCTGTTTACTTCGAATTTAAGTTACTCGGAAAGACTCGTCTCCGAAAAAATTTGATTCTTGGTTCCGCCGTGACCGGTCGCACGGAGTCAGTTAGCGCAACTGACGAAGTGATCGGGATTGAGGGAGTAACCTTGACGACCATGGCGCCCACGGGGATGATCCGGCTCGGTGAAGACAAGTTTGAAGCTTACTCCCGCTCAGGTCTTCTCGAAAAGGGCCAAGCGATCCGCGTGGTCGCACGAGACAATTTCCGATTAACTGTTGAAAAATTATGA
- the hisF gene encoding imidazole glycerol phosphate synthase subunit HisF codes for MLSVRIIPCLDVSAGRVVKGVKFEELRDAGDPVESAKAYEAQGADELVFLDITASSDEREIMRSVVEQTASECFMPLTVGGGLRTVENIRMMLRAGADKVSLNTAAIQNPDLIKEASNRFGNQCIVLAIDAKREPGGKNWRVYTHGGRNPTELDAVEWAKKGVSLGAGEILLTSMDEDGMKNGYDIELTRAVSNAVEVPVIASGGAGELSHLAEVLDEGRASAVLAASIFHFGTYTIPEAKKYLREKGIPVREQ; via the coding sequence ATGCTTAGTGTTCGCATCATCCCTTGCCTCGACGTTTCTGCCGGACGCGTTGTGAAAGGGGTGAAGTTTGAAGAACTACGCGACGCGGGAGATCCCGTGGAATCTGCGAAAGCTTATGAAGCACAAGGTGCGGACGAGCTGGTCTTTCTCGACATTACCGCCTCCAGCGACGAACGGGAAATCATGCGGTCGGTGGTGGAGCAAACCGCCTCCGAATGCTTCATGCCACTCACTGTCGGAGGTGGTCTTCGCACGGTTGAAAATATCCGCATGATGTTGCGGGCTGGAGCCGACAAAGTGAGCCTAAACACCGCGGCCATACAGAATCCGGACCTCATCAAAGAGGCCTCCAACCGCTTCGGCAATCAGTGTATAGTCCTTGCAATAGATGCAAAACGCGAACCCGGTGGCAAGAACTGGCGAGTCTACACTCATGGTGGACGCAATCCGACGGAACTGGACGCGGTCGAATGGGCGAAGAAGGGAGTCTCTTTGGGCGCCGGAGAGATACTTCTTACCAGCATGGACGAAGACGGAATGAAAAACGGTTACGACATCGAGCTTACACGTGCTGTCAGCAACGCAGTTGAGGTTCCGGTGATTGCTTCGGGAGGTGCAGGAGAACTCTCCCACCTAGCGGAAGTTCTTGATGAAGGACGTGCGAGCGCGGTTTTGGCAGCATCCATTTTCCACTTCGGGACTTACACAATCCCAGAAGCAAAAAAGTATCTGCGCGAGAAAGGTATTCCCGTGAGGGAGCAGTAA
- the rho gene encoding transcription termination factor Rho, which yields MSDSDTKPNEIVVEGVLEVLNNKTGQLLQTAYNGRQRPDDPFVPKEVIRRFKLKQGSHIRAKAVHDGRFPNPKVRFIETVDGDPLEERRNRFAFTQLTTVTPDEKIGLEVKDGRMTTRIMDLFCPIGKGQRGLIVAPPRTGKTTLLKDIAAGVQENHPECHLMVLLCDERPEEVTDFRRTVEAELFASSNDEEITNHLRVAELAIDRAKRLVEVGSDVVLLVDSLTRISRAYNAGRGKGGRTMTGGLDIRALEKPRQLFSAARKTEEAGSLTIVASALIQTGSKMDDLIFQEFKGTGNMEMVLDRKVAEMRMWPAINVNSSGTRKEELLLKPEVLEKAQFFRRAIATLKPEDAAETVISRMGKTKTNEEFLRLLKL from the coding sequence ATGTCTGATTCAGATACCAAACCAAACGAAATTGTAGTAGAAGGAGTTCTAGAAGTCTTGAATAACAAGACCGGGCAGCTTCTGCAGACAGCCTATAATGGTCGCCAGCGCCCAGATGATCCATTCGTCCCAAAGGAGGTAATTCGTCGCTTCAAACTGAAGCAGGGCAGTCACATCCGGGCGAAAGCCGTTCATGACGGCCGCTTTCCCAATCCAAAGGTCAGGTTTATTGAAACCGTAGATGGTGACCCGCTCGAGGAACGCCGGAATCGCTTCGCCTTTACCCAACTGACTACAGTAACCCCAGACGAGAAAATTGGCCTTGAAGTAAAAGACGGGCGAATGACAACCCGTATTATGGACCTCTTCTGCCCAATCGGAAAAGGACAGCGCGGCCTTATTGTTGCCCCTCCAAGGACTGGGAAGACGACACTGCTGAAAGATATCGCGGCTGGAGTTCAAGAGAACCATCCCGAATGCCATCTGATGGTTCTCCTCTGCGATGAGAGACCGGAAGAAGTGACTGACTTCCGAAGGACCGTAGAGGCAGAACTGTTTGCCTCTTCCAACGACGAAGAAATCACCAATCACCTTCGGGTCGCGGAGCTGGCAATCGATCGGGCAAAACGACTTGTTGAGGTAGGCTCTGATGTTGTCCTGCTTGTCGATTCATTGACGCGGATTTCACGCGCCTACAACGCAGGACGCGGAAAGGGAGGTAGAACCATGACCGGAGGTCTTGATATTCGAGCACTCGAGAAACCTCGCCAGCTTTTCTCTGCCGCACGGAAAACGGAAGAGGCAGGTAGTCTAACGATTGTCGCCTCCGCACTCATTCAAACAGGTAGCAAGATGGACGACTTGATCTTTCAGGAGTTCAAAGGAACTGGAAACATGGAGATGGTCCTCGATCGGAAAGTTGCCGAAATGAGGATGTGGCCGGCCATCAACGTAAACTCGTCCGGAACGAGAAAAGAAGAGCTTCTCCTGAAACCCGAAGTTCTGGAGAAAGCCCAGTTTTTCCGTCGGGCGATTGCCACCTTAAAGCCGGAAGACGCAGCAGAAACGGTGATCAGCCGAATGGGTAAAACGAAAACAAACGAAGAGTTTCTCAGACTCCTGAAACTTTAG
- a CDS encoding dynamin family protein → MKTEIRDFCSSLASALKPFQQSVDQAMPEIHKASNSFDLGDLLNGLNTDRQEMEKVLDQVLSEEAYLLIFGPLKSGKSTLMNAISGFYVSEVSSLPAYPCLVYVRHSETPQFSLSRYAGTTTSFPDNSTLQQVIRDSHSDLAQAIKETEDNGETFDPETHSQNAIRRVDIGLTATELDQGAAVLVDTPGLYAKMKFGYDRMTREFRDRAACAIFVVKADNLFLEPVFDEFNDLLSNFSRIFLVVNIDHSKKDLEPDGRLRPSLESTDPEQIVEAFRSLAINTTIRRAFEEGRLQVYPIDLLHSAQKILSKDSLGTEESDGGSGHERFQALSDDLEEYLNGSDYVREFKSDTFRRVDRFEGGLETHLGKGASDHFDAMKMAVQKRVENANTRVSSVDVLREVDWNVLFADAMDEHDKVLRSDAERYLNRLTSRVSEVVDAWFESDESLLQLEKDRLEPLLEREALGIMEESRHRMRVLLSAPNAGAKFSPDEVGALLFLDIDLNQRLAQEIGEIESTSIPPTADVSVDSSQIPVKRAFGDFLLFRSGARVRKAFFGPAASPSKKIAPEQKEKRLGSVGRQHLTDYLKDRMIVSLVDHPRNAGLDYLQAFVRKFQSVLEETLEEHREQALEEVDLARIAQRQHEIVERTLIRLRSDFLTLQKKIGEIRTEFNTPGEAEKGEPEKSD, encoded by the coding sequence ATGAAGACTGAAATCCGCGACTTTTGCTCCTCTCTCGCCTCGGCCCTGAAGCCTTTTCAACAATCAGTCGATCAGGCGATGCCTGAAATACATAAAGCGTCGAATTCATTCGATCTTGGAGATCTTCTCAACGGTCTCAATACGGACCGTCAAGAGATGGAAAAGGTGCTGGATCAGGTTTTAAGTGAAGAGGCCTACCTTCTCATCTTCGGACCGCTGAAAAGTGGGAAATCGACACTCATGAATGCCATCAGTGGGTTCTATGTCAGCGAGGTCTCCAGTCTACCTGCCTACCCTTGCCTTGTCTACGTTCGCCACTCGGAAACTCCGCAATTCTCGCTTTCACGGTATGCCGGGACAACAACCTCCTTCCCTGACAACTCTACCCTTCAACAAGTCATTCGTGATTCTCACTCCGACCTCGCCCAAGCCATTAAAGAAACAGAGGACAACGGCGAGACGTTCGACCCGGAAACCCATTCTCAAAATGCGATCCGGCGAGTCGACATTGGCTTGACAGCAACTGAACTCGATCAGGGCGCTGCCGTTCTTGTCGATACTCCCGGACTCTACGCGAAAATGAAATTCGGTTACGATCGAATGACCCGCGAGTTCCGGGATCGGGCAGCCTGCGCTATATTCGTCGTGAAGGCGGACAACCTCTTTCTCGAGCCCGTATTCGACGAGTTTAATGATCTGCTGTCGAATTTTAGCCGAATATTCCTCGTTGTTAATATCGACCATTCCAAAAAGGATCTGGAGCCGGACGGTCGACTTCGCCCCAGCTTGGAGAGCACGGATCCCGAACAAATCGTAGAAGCGTTCCGCTCTTTAGCGATCAACACCACCATCCGGAGAGCCTTTGAGGAAGGCCGCCTTCAAGTGTATCCGATCGACCTTCTCCACTCTGCGCAAAAGATCCTAAGCAAAGATTCGCTGGGAACAGAGGAGAGCGACGGAGGTTCGGGGCACGAAAGATTCCAAGCTCTAAGCGACGACCTCGAAGAGTACCTGAACGGAAGCGACTATGTCCGAGAATTCAAAAGCGACACTTTTCGACGGGTAGACCGTTTTGAGGGAGGGCTGGAGACTCATTTGGGCAAGGGGGCGTCTGATCACTTCGACGCGATGAAAATGGCGGTCCAGAAGCGGGTCGAAAACGCAAATACGAGAGTTTCATCCGTAGATGTTCTTCGCGAAGTCGACTGGAACGTTCTCTTTGCCGATGCAATGGACGAGCATGACAAAGTGCTTCGCTCGGACGCCGAACGCTACCTCAACCGCCTCACGAGTCGAGTGTCCGAGGTAGTCGACGCCTGGTTCGAATCTGACGAGAGCCTTCTCCAGCTAGAAAAAGATCGGCTGGAACCTCTTCTTGAGCGGGAAGCCCTCGGTATCATGGAGGAGAGCCGACATCGGATGCGGGTCCTCCTCTCCGCGCCAAACGCGGGAGCCAAATTCTCACCCGACGAAGTGGGAGCGCTTTTGTTTCTTGATATCGATCTAAACCAGCGCCTTGCCCAAGAAATCGGGGAAATCGAATCCACATCCATACCGCCGACCGCCGACGTCTCGGTCGATTCATCCCAAATTCCGGTAAAGCGTGCCTTTGGTGACTTCCTATTATTCCGTTCAGGAGCCCGCGTTCGGAAAGCCTTTTTTGGTCCAGCTGCAAGTCCCTCCAAGAAAATCGCACCGGAACAAAAAGAGAAAAGGTTGGGCTCTGTTGGGCGCCAACATCTCACGGATTACTTAAAGGACCGGATGATTGTTTCCTTAGTGGATCATCCACGGAATGCTGGTCTTGATTATCTCCAGGCGTTCGTTCGCAAGTTTCAAAGCGTCCTTGAAGAGACTCTTGAAGAACATCGCGAGCAAGCACTTGAAGAAGTCGATTTGGCCAGGATCGCCCAGCGGCAACACGAGATTGTTGAACGCACGCTGATTCGCCTCAGGAGTGATTTCCTGACTCTCCAGAAAAAGATAGGGGAGATTCGGACGGAGTTTAACACCCCCGGAGAGGCCGAGAAGGGTGAACCTGAAAAATCCGACTAA
- a CDS encoding DegT/DnrJ/EryC1/StrS family aminotransferase encodes MKIPLFDLTRQNDVLMPDLLAASERVIRSGQFILGEELEKLEEEAAELFESTRSLAVSSGTDALLLTMMTAGIGPSDEVIVPDFTFFCTAGCVARLGARPVFADICPETFNMLPESFESRITDRTKAVVPVHLFGQAAPMVQINEIAKKNDLVVIEDCAQSIGAKFQGKPTGMLGDLAAVSFFPTKNLGGFGDGGLLLAKSDNDFDRAKILRVHGMKPKYFHGEIGANFRMDALQAALLRIKVPHLDSYNRSRRKNASLYQDCLKDHSLVHLPPADSDAGASEVDSSKLLVLPKARAPEECIWNQFTVRVTHGLRDDFRSFLSNHGIGSEIYYPLPLSQQTCFAYANPGHCPNAIQVSKECVSLPIFPELRTDEVERVAEIVRSWLDLQHLN; translated from the coding sequence ATGAAGATTCCCCTTTTCGATCTCACTCGGCAGAACGACGTTCTTATGCCAGACCTTCTGGCTGCTTCGGAACGCGTCATCCGTTCCGGTCAGTTCATTCTCGGCGAAGAGCTTGAAAAGCTGGAGGAAGAGGCGGCGGAATTGTTCGAATCCACTCGGTCGTTAGCGGTAAGTTCCGGGACAGACGCCCTCTTGCTTACTATGATGACCGCCGGAATCGGACCCAGCGACGAGGTCATCGTTCCAGACTTTACCTTTTTCTGCACTGCTGGATGTGTAGCAAGGTTGGGCGCCCGTCCTGTCTTTGCCGATATTTGTCCGGAAACATTCAATATGCTACCCGAATCATTTGAGTCGCGCATCACCGACCGGACAAAAGCTGTTGTACCGGTGCACCTGTTTGGTCAAGCGGCACCCATGGTCCAGATCAACGAGATCGCGAAGAAGAACGACCTCGTGGTTATCGAAGACTGCGCCCAATCAATCGGTGCAAAATTTCAGGGTAAACCAACTGGAATGTTAGGGGATTTGGCAGCCGTCAGCTTTTTCCCGACGAAAAACCTTGGAGGCTTTGGTGATGGTGGGCTTCTTTTAGCCAAATCCGATAACGACTTTGACCGCGCCAAAATCCTTAGGGTCCACGGAATGAAACCCAAGTATTTCCACGGCGAAATCGGTGCCAATTTCCGGATGGACGCTCTCCAGGCAGCTCTTCTTCGAATCAAAGTCCCCCACCTGGACTCCTACAACAGAAGTCGCCGGAAGAACGCTTCTCTTTATCAGGATTGTCTCAAGGACCACAGTCTTGTCCACCTCCCTCCTGCTGACTCAGATGCGGGAGCGAGCGAAGTTGATTCTTCGAAACTTCTGGTCCTTCCGAAAGCTCGTGCTCCAGAGGAATGCATTTGGAATCAGTTCACGGTCAGGGTTACCCACGGTCTGAGAGACGATTTTCGCAGCTTTCTTTCTAACCACGGAATCGGATCGGAAATATACTACCCTCTTCCCCTAAGCCAACAAACCTGCTTCGCATATGCAAACCCCGGGCATTGCCCAAACGCGATTCAGGTCTCGAAGGAATGTGTCAGTCTACCCATTTTTCCCGAGCTCAGAACCGATGAAGTGGAGCGGGTCGCGGAGATCGTCCGCTCCTGGCTTGACCTGCAACACCTCAATTAA
- a CDS encoding KpsF/GutQ family sugar-phosphate isomerase: MAEGKSLTEVGQEVMLREAEAIRDGASRLNEDFVRAVEILQNSKGKVVIIGVGKSGHIGAKIAATFRSTGTPAVFLHAAEAVHGDLGLFSPGDPVIAISKSGATEEILRLERAIKQSKSPVIGIVGNKDCPMASWMDVLLDASVKQEADPLGVAPTSSAILALSVGDALAGALVTARGFTRKDFLSLHPSGQLGKALHLTVESILHPVDRVAVVQPSSTVKDVLFAMTRQPLGAACVTDEKQNLLGIFTDGDLRRGLERNEDLLRGKIVDHMTRSPTCALPNMDLQTAAELMEARQSQISVLPVLDRPNGPLRGLIRLHDIYQSSVT; the protein is encoded by the coding sequence ATGGCTGAAGGGAAAAGTCTTACTGAGGTAGGCCAAGAGGTGATGCTGCGGGAAGCGGAAGCGATCCGAGACGGTGCCTCCCGCCTAAATGAGGACTTTGTTCGCGCGGTTGAAATTCTTCAAAATTCCAAAGGTAAGGTTGTGATTATTGGAGTCGGGAAATCCGGCCATATCGGAGCAAAAATAGCAGCCACCTTTCGCTCAACCGGGACGCCAGCAGTCTTTCTCCACGCAGCGGAGGCCGTTCACGGTGATCTGGGTCTCTTTTCTCCAGGAGATCCGGTTATTGCCATCTCAAAATCTGGTGCTACCGAGGAAATCCTCCGACTAGAGCGAGCCATCAAACAGTCAAAATCTCCTGTTATTGGTATCGTGGGTAACAAAGACTGCCCGATGGCTTCGTGGATGGATGTTCTGTTAGACGCATCGGTAAAGCAGGAAGCAGACCCCCTAGGGGTAGCGCCTACGTCTAGCGCAATACTAGCTTTATCCGTGGGAGACGCCCTTGCCGGCGCATTGGTTACTGCCCGCGGTTTCACTCGAAAGGACTTCCTCAGCCTTCACCCGTCCGGTCAACTTGGAAAGGCTCTTCATTTGACAGTGGAGTCCATTCTTCATCCGGTCGATAGGGTAGCTGTTGTTCAACCCAGCTCCACGGTTAAAGACGTGCTTTTCGCAATGACCCGCCAGCCTCTAGGGGCAGCCTGTGTAACAGACGAGAAACAAAATTTGTTGGGAATCTTTACTGACGGCGATCTGCGCCGAGGACTCGAGAGGAACGAAGATCTCCTCCGCGGAAAAATCGTCGACCATATGACCAGGAGCCCTACTTGCGCGCTCCCCAATATGGACCTCCAAACGGCTGCCGAGCTAATGGAGGCCCGCCAATCCCAAATTTCAGTGCTTCCTGTTTTGGACAGACCAAATGGTCCTCTACGAGGGTTGATTAGACTTCACGATATTTACCAGTCATCTGTCACTTAG
- the ruvX gene encoding Holliday junction resolvase RuvX: MKEESESWLAIDYGSKRIGLAFADDIRVPVPLAAATEPSESLRLDHIQKVVAQKSPAALVLGYPVRPDGSAGQMAEEVDKFRERLLERFDLPVHLCDERNSSQEAGSHWNLRKSRKKRKTGQVDSAAATLILRDYLDSLAATSECSLPEQDKGGQVY, encoded by the coding sequence ATGAAGGAAGAAAGCGAGTCGTGGCTTGCGATTGACTACGGATCAAAACGAATCGGTTTAGCATTCGCCGATGATATCCGAGTGCCAGTGCCCCTTGCCGCGGCCACCGAACCAAGCGAATCTCTCCGGCTTGACCATATTCAAAAAGTTGTCGCCCAGAAATCCCCTGCTGCCCTCGTTCTTGGGTATCCTGTGCGTCCAGATGGATCAGCTGGCCAAATGGCCGAAGAAGTGGACAAGTTCCGCGAACGGCTTCTCGAGCGTTTTGATCTTCCCGTCCACTTATGCGATGAAAGAAATTCCTCCCAAGAAGCTGGCAGCCATTGGAATCTCCGCAAAAGTCGCAAGAAAAGAAAAACAGGACAAGTCGACTCTGCCGCGGCAACTCTAATCCTGCGAGACTACCTCGACAGTCTGGCGGCCACGTCAGAATGCTCCCTTCCTGAACAAGACAAAGGGGGGCAAGTCTACTAG
- a CDS encoding sugar phosphate nucleotidyltransferase, with translation MERIRAVVIMAGGRGERFWPQSRLRRPKHLLPIVGEKPMLRQTIERLDGLVSPERIWVITNAEQTDAVREICPEIPEGQIVAEPVGRDTAPAVALAALLVDISMGDSAFAMLPADHVIHDEASFRHDLEAAFSSAEDQPVIATVGIQPTFAATGYGYIKTYGGEKNGVFLVDQFVEKPNKETAGTYLKDDRYFWNGGIFVWRPSTILAAIEKYCPELHDSLRRIRSALSSNESLSTVLPREYPRLTKISIDYAVMEKADNVVMVRSSFDWDDVGSWPAIERHYDADQDENVTEGSVVMEDSKNNLLLSTEEHLVGVIGIEGLMVVHTPDATLICPKDRAQDVKQLVKKITSLPNGKDYL, from the coding sequence ATGGAGCGTATTAGAGCAGTGGTCATCATGGCTGGAGGAAGGGGTGAGAGATTTTGGCCACAAAGCCGGCTTCGCAGACCCAAACACCTTCTTCCAATAGTGGGTGAAAAACCAATGCTCAGGCAAACGATTGAACGTTTGGACGGTCTTGTTTCGCCTGAAAGGATCTGGGTGATCACCAACGCTGAACAAACTGATGCAGTGCGCGAGATCTGCCCCGAAATTCCTGAAGGGCAAATCGTTGCCGAGCCCGTTGGTCGAGATACAGCACCCGCCGTTGCCCTCGCTGCACTACTAGTCGATATTTCGATGGGTGATTCGGCTTTCGCAATGCTCCCAGCCGACCATGTGATTCACGACGAGGCCTCTTTTCGACATGATTTAGAGGCCGCGTTTAGTTCCGCTGAGGACCAACCCGTTATTGCAACAGTAGGCATCCAGCCGACCTTTGCTGCAACCGGATATGGTTACATCAAGACCTATGGTGGCGAAAAGAACGGCGTCTTTCTTGTAGACCAATTTGTCGAAAAACCGAACAAGGAAACTGCCGGAACCTACCTGAAGGATGATCGCTATTTCTGGAACGGCGGTATTTTCGTTTGGAGGCCATCCACGATCCTGGCGGCAATAGAGAAATACTGTCCTGAGCTACATGACAGTCTTAGAAGAATACGGTCCGCACTCTCTTCCAACGAATCTCTATCTACGGTGTTGCCACGCGAGTATCCAAGGCTAACGAAAATTTCGATCGATTACGCTGTCATGGAAAAAGCCGACAATGTTGTCATGGTTCGTTCTTCGTTTGACTGGGACGATGTTGGGTCTTGGCCCGCGATCGAAAGGCACTACGACGCCGATCAGGACGAAAATGTTACCGAAGGGTCCGTCGTCATGGAAGACAGCAAGAACAATCTGCTACTTTCAACGGAAGAACATTTGGTCGGGGTAATCGGGATCGAAGGGTTAATGGTTGTCCACACTCCAGATGCTACGCTGATCTGCCCAAAAGATCGCGCTCAGGACGTCAAACAACTCGTTAAAAAAATCACCAGCCTCCCGAACGGGAAAGACTATCTTTGA
- a CDS encoding transposase: MKRRRRRLVEGGLGYYHVMSRTVNGESLFGEVEKEVLRRMLWQVAEFSGVRVVTYALMSNHFHLLVEVPPKGEISDAELVRRYGVLYPKVSPWQPLSASALERLLATPSGEPVRRQLVSRMHDVSWLMKTLKQRFSLWYNRTHDRYGPLWSDRFKSVLVEGEKWALQTVAAYIDLNAVRAGLVEDPKDYRYCGYGEAVGGGVRAREGLSVLGGNLSGYRQTLYGVGSETKEGKATVSREEALRVLEKEKGNLPLTTLLRCRVRYFTDGRILGSEAFVREQTKAQPPPASGRPPGPTPMKGANWRGLSTLGGLRKNLFG, encoded by the coding sequence ATGAAACGAAGGCGTAGGCGTTTGGTAGAGGGGGGATTGGGCTACTACCATGTGATGAGCCGGACGGTGAATGGGGAGAGTTTGTTTGGTGAGGTGGAGAAGGAAGTGCTCCGGCGTATGCTCTGGCAGGTAGCGGAGTTTTCTGGGGTGCGTGTGGTGACCTATGCGTTGATGTCGAACCACTTCCACCTTCTGGTGGAAGTTCCTCCAAAGGGTGAGATCAGTGATGCCGAGCTGGTGAGGCGCTACGGGGTGCTCTACCCGAAGGTTAGTCCCTGGCAGCCTCTGAGCGCTTCCGCGCTCGAGAGGCTGCTGGCTACGCCCTCAGGGGAACCGGTTCGCCGGCAGCTCGTCTCCCGGATGCACGATGTCTCGTGGCTGATGAAAACGCTCAAGCAGCGCTTTAGCCTGTGGTATAACCGCACCCATGACCGCTACGGCCCCTTATGGTCGGACCGGTTCAAAAGCGTATTGGTCGAAGGAGAGAAATGGGCCCTGCAGACGGTAGCGGCCTACATCGACCTCAATGCGGTCCGGGCGGGTTTGGTGGAAGACCCGAAGGACTACCGCTACTGCGGTTACGGCGAAGCGGTTGGGGGAGGAGTCCGTGCGCGGGAAGGACTCTCTGTCTTGGGAGGGAACCTCTCCGGATACCGCCAAACGCTCTACGGAGTGGGCTCGGAGACCAAAGAGGGCAAAGCCACCGTAAGCCGCGAGGAAGCCCTCCGGGTGCTGGAGAAGGAGAAGGGCAATCTACCCCTGACGACCCTCCTGCGCTGCCGGGTGCGCTACTTTACCGACGGCAGGATCCTCGGCTCGGAAGCCTTCGTCAGAGAACAGACCAAGGCCCAGCCACCGCCCGCTTCCGGAAGACCTCCGGGACCCACGCCTATGAAAGGGGCAAACTGGCGGGGTCTCTCCACTCTCGGGGGACTTAGAAAAAATCTCTTCGGGTAG